One window from the genome of Natronomonas pharaonis DSM 2160 encodes:
- a CDS encoding HNH endonuclease signature motif containing protein — translation MEYRDRCLKTKGEYCHSCGVRQNIQVHHIDGDHSNNGLDNLVPLCANCHSKVHSGEIDWPPSRYRKLEVELSEENYDAVSGAAGSLGTEPEWLINAIIDRFRSEGGLQQVSTERLRSYESSEPETETNGIESEHAAAVYDILEPDEWMTIGELYEKYCTEVSNPKSKKTAKRYILRLCENGMATKRGRAKGRKYKRVR, via the coding sequence ATGGAGTATCGGGACCGGTGTCTCAAGACGAAGGGCGAGTACTGCCACAGCTGTGGCGTCCGTCAAAATATCCAAGTCCACCACATCGACGGCGACCACTCAAACAATGGCCTAGATAACCTCGTCCCGCTCTGTGCGAACTGTCACAGCAAAGTCCACTCGGGTGAAATAGACTGGCCGCCATCACGGTACAGGAAACTCGAAGTTGAACTCTCCGAGGAAAATTACGATGCGGTTAGTGGGGCTGCTGGCTCGCTTGGAACAGAACCAGAATGGCTGATTAACGCCATCATCGACAGGTTCCGGTCAGAGGGAGGTCTCCAGCAGGTCAGCACCGAGCGCCTTCGCTCCTACGAATCAAGTGAACCGGAAACAGAAACAAACGGTATCGAGTCAGAGCACGCAGCAGCAGTCTACGATATTTTAGAACCAGACGAATGGATGACGATAGGCGAGTTGTACGAGAAGTACTGTACAGAAGTCTCAAATCCAAAATCGAAGAAAACCGCAAAACGGTACATTCTGCGTCTCTGTGAAAACGGTATGGCAACGAAGCGTGGGAGAGCAAAGGGAAGGAAG
- a CDS encoding tyrosine-type recombinase/integrase → MTRRSDPEALSVSDAVKRFVRRMRRDKAESTVRTYRLDLRQFVQWCDAEGIEQVSELEKIDFELYQDDRAAEIEPTSLENQMGLLKRFVKFCEDIGALPEGFHESVHVPRATVEEQSRDEKLSTEDATELLLFFRDKSNDLFGSKWHAILEVIWHTGARIGGIRALDLEDFDSEFHVLEFRHRPRQGTPLKNKQDGERDVAILPVVAEALECYIEEHRIEQHDEEGRAPLFTTRSQQARPSTNTVRAWVYQATQPCWHTDEPCPHDKRREFCDWTSSAASSKCPSSRSPHAVRTGAITFHRDRGFDPNDTSERVNASLRTIEKHYDKAARREKMENRRRPQLEKLSLNNESERE, encoded by the coding sequence GTGACTCGCCGATCCGACCCAGAAGCGCTCTCTGTCTCCGATGCCGTCAAGCGGTTCGTCCGTCGGATGCGCCGCGATAAGGCAGAGTCGACGGTCCGGACCTACCGTCTGGACCTTCGGCAGTTTGTCCAGTGGTGTGACGCCGAAGGCATCGAGCAGGTTTCGGAGCTCGAGAAGATCGACTTCGAGCTTTACCAGGACGACCGCGCTGCCGAGATCGAACCGACCAGCCTCGAGAACCAGATGGGCCTTCTCAAGCGCTTCGTTAAGTTCTGTGAGGACATCGGAGCGCTCCCCGAGGGCTTCCACGAATCGGTCCACGTCCCCCGCGCGACCGTGGAAGAGCAATCCCGCGATGAGAAGCTCTCGACTGAGGATGCGACGGAGTTGCTGCTGTTTTTTCGCGATAAGTCGAACGACCTCTTCGGCTCGAAGTGGCACGCCATTCTGGAGGTCATCTGGCACACTGGTGCTCGAATCGGGGGCATTCGAGCGCTTGACCTCGAGGACTTCGATAGCGAGTTTCACGTCCTTGAGTTCCGGCATCGGCCGCGGCAGGGAACACCGCTCAAGAACAAGCAGGACGGCGAGCGGGACGTTGCGATTCTGCCGGTGGTCGCCGAGGCGCTTGAGTGTTACATCGAGGAGCACCGGATCGAGCAGCACGACGAGGAGGGTCGTGCGCCACTGTTCACGACGCGGTCGCAGCAGGCCCGGCCGTCGACGAACACGGTTCGGGCGTGGGTCTACCAGGCGACCCAGCCATGCTGGCATACCGACGAGCCGTGCCCGCACGACAAGCGCCGAGAGTTCTGCGACTGGACATCCTCAGCGGCTTCGAGCAAGTGTCCGTCCTCGAGGAGCCCGCACGCTGTTCGGACGGGTGCGATCACGTTCCATCGTGATCGTGGCTTCGATCCGAACGACACGTCCGAGCGAGTCAACGCTTCGCTGCGGACCATCGAGAAGCACTACGACAAGGCAGCCCGCCGAGAGAAGATGGAGAATCGCCGTCGACCACAGCTTGAGAAGCTTTCACTCAACAATGAATCAGAACGCGAATAA
- a CDS encoding plastocyanin/azurin family copper-binding protein has translation MDRRAFLATTGAAAAASVAGCLGRGLSDEDFDIGMSANAFLPEEYEIDVGETVVWGNNGSRGHTVTAYENSIPEDATYFASGGYDDEGTARDDWHNTAGGNIPPGETFAHTFNTPGDHHYVCIPHEPGGMIGVIRVREP, from the coding sequence ATGGACAGACGGGCGTTCCTCGCAACCACTGGCGCTGCGGCAGCAGCCTCCGTTGCCGGCTGCCTCGGTCGAGGGCTCTCTGATGAGGACTTCGACATCGGCATGTCGGCGAACGCGTTCCTACCGGAGGAGTACGAAATCGACGTCGGCGAGACCGTGGTCTGGGGAAACAACGGCTCCCGGGGCCACACCGTCACCGCCTACGAGAACTCGATCCCCGAGGACGCGACGTACTTCGCGTCCGGCGGCTACGACGACGAGGGGACGGCACGCGACGACTGGCACAACACCGCCGGCGGGAACATTCCTCCAGGAGAGACGTTCGCACACACGTTCAACACTCCCGGTGACCATCACTACGTTTGCATCCCGCACGAGCCGGGAGGGATGATAGGCGTAATCCGCGTTCGGGAGCCGTAG
- a CDS encoding protein sorting system archaetidylserine synthase (This PssA-like phosphatidyltransferase, along with a PssD-like decarboxylase, is required in Haloarchaea for the archaeosortase ArtA to replace the PGF-CTERM sorting signal with a C-terminal lipid anchor.) — protein MQPRFLGQLGLADVVTVANAALGFIAAAVAVFDTELAARLILLAAIADGLDGVIARFRGGTPVGPILDSLADVASFGVAPAVLVYALASGGEVTLDEPLAVAAVVVAALYVAMAVVRLGFYLLEDDGAPETVGVQTTLAATVLSVLHLAGVTDPAVFVAATAAFAYLMVASITYPELYARDALILGGLQACVVLFPTAFGRAFPRVLLVFALGYLLLAPVAYWRSTEGKRS, from the coding sequence ATGCAGCCGCGGTTCCTCGGTCAGCTCGGGCTCGCCGATGTCGTGACCGTCGCCAACGCGGCGCTGGGATTTATCGCCGCTGCCGTGGCGGTGTTCGACACCGAGCTGGCGGCCCGGCTCATCCTGCTTGCGGCCATCGCTGACGGCCTCGACGGCGTCATCGCGAGATTCCGCGGCGGTACGCCGGTGGGGCCGATACTGGATTCACTCGCCGATGTGGCGTCATTCGGTGTCGCGCCCGCGGTGCTCGTCTACGCGCTGGCGAGCGGCGGGGAGGTCACACTCGATGAGCCGCTTGCTGTCGCCGCGGTCGTTGTCGCGGCGCTGTACGTCGCGATGGCCGTTGTCCGGCTTGGCTTCTATCTGCTCGAAGACGATGGAGCACCGGAGACGGTCGGCGTTCAAACGACGCTCGCGGCGACAGTGCTTTCGGTGCTGCATCTGGCTGGCGTCACCGACCCTGCGGTGTTTGTCGCAGCGACTGCTGCCTTCGCGTATCTGATGGTGGCGTCGATTACCTATCCGGAGCTGTACGCCCGTGATGCGCTCATTCTCGGGGGCCTGCAGGCGTGCGTCGTGCTCTTTCCGACGGCCTTCGGACGGGCCTTCCCTCGTGTGCTGCTGGTGTTTGCCCTCGGATACCTGCTGCTCGCTCCGGTAGCCTACTGGCGGAGTACCGAAGGGAAACGCTCTTGA